A genomic window from Chaetodon auriga isolate fChaAug3 chromosome 13, fChaAug3.hap1, whole genome shotgun sequence includes:
- the faima gene encoding fas apoptotic inhibitory molecule a has translation MSNDLAGVWEVALSDGVHRIEFEHGTTTGKRVIYVDGKEILRRDWMFKLVGKETFNVGKSDTKATINIDAVSGFAYEYTLEINGKSLKKYMENRSKVTSTWVLNLDGIDCRVVLEKDTMDVWCNGQNIETAGEFVDDGTETHFTLGDHNCCVKAVSSGKRRDGIIHTLLVDGTEIAECTE, from the exons ATGTCGAACGATCTTGCTGGTGTGTGGGAGGTGGCACTGAGCGACGGAGTCCACAGGATAGAGTTTGAACATGGCACGACCACCGGGAAGAGGGTCATCTACGTTGATGGGAAG GAGATCCTGAGACGGGACTGGATGTTCAAGCTTGTGGGGAAGGAGACGTTCAACGTGGGCAAATCAGACACCAAAGCCACCATCAACATCGATGCAGTCAGTGGTTTTGCCTATGAGTACACCTTGGAGATCAACGGGAAGAGCCTGAAGAAGTACATGGAgaacaggtcaaaggtcaccagcACCTGGGTTCTCAACTTGGACGGCATTGACTGCAGGGTGGTCCTAG AGAAAGACACCATGGATGTTTGGTGCAACGGACAAAATATTGAGACTGCA GGCGAGTTTGTGGATGACGGCACAGAAACGCATTTCACGCTCGGCGACCACAACTGCTGCGTGAAGGCTGTGAGCAGCGGGAAGAGACGGGACGGGATCATTCACACGCTGCTGGTGGACGGCACAGAGATAGCCGAATGCACAGAGTGA
- the parp9 gene encoding protein mono-ADP-ribosyltransferase PARP9 isoform X2, translating into MFSKMDIPLHGPSVNIVRRCGPALSDILQCKYGCVATISGVDFEGDPSCAQQKRPPVTPEKRFAVTLAAGVRVSVWKADLTNFRVDAVVNAANEHLQHYGGLALALSFAGGPQIQKESEDYIKKYGVLKTGQAVVLDAGSLPCSKIIHAVGPELSKHPSKADVTSAEKLLKQAISSILDKVKEHHLKTVAIPAISSGLFNYPLPQCAATIVTAVKRYYEYSSGPRPEEILLVNNDEPTVREMERACHHILGRHSSMTYSQAAASRRGGDGKTSTSTVQMGNVRLTLKTGCIEEQQTDVIVNTTMGRSLENGQISKALLQKAGYGMQNEMYDARKRGHIIITKAYKLQCQEVYHTCVTDIGNDTAQQVLFESVVDCLRLASEKHYKSIAFPAIGTGGLGFDKNQAAWIMSNAVDAFAQKATRKLEVYFVIFPADTIIFKAFEEQMRNLQKKASPHSLPHASEQRDDFPGSGAPSPPSPQISLSSSSDAATREAERWLQGLLFESFGTVILRNNFIQHFGEQEHLQLSRLMKKGVSIEELFERGHASVTVHGDSREDVVVAGLQVEALLCNVQREFVREEECAIFQMLSQNVSFERKTVDYSSLEFADRQAAFKQTGLRIVKVDKVENAALKTLFDLKKSQLGCFTAQTMFQCIQAQFCDMVSHIGFHAQYAPPDDPAYGEGIYFASSVKKALKVWKEQDKEYLHFAEAEVLTGTSTLGKPGLILPPALGTEPHRVYDSLSGPDISVIFSGYQALPTYIITCKIY; encoded by the exons ATGTTCAGTAAAATGGACATCCCTCTTCACGGGCCTTCGGTCAACATTGTGAGAAGATGTGGACCTGCTCTCAGTGACATCCTTCAGTGCAAATATGGATGCGTGGCCACAATCAGTGGTGTGGATTTTGAAGGAGACCCGAGCTGTGCACAGCAGAAAAGGCCACCCGTCACCCCTGAGAAAAGGTTTGCCGTCACGCTTGCAGCAGGTGTCCGGGTGTCTGTGTGGAAGGCTGATCTCACCAATTTCAGGGTGGATGCTGTCGTGAATGCTGCTAATGAACATCTTCAGCATTACGGCGGCCTTGCTCTAGCTCTGTCTTTCGCCGGGGGTCCTCAAATCCAAAAGGAGAGCGAAGACTACATTAAGAAGTACGGTGTCTTGAAAACAGGACAAGCAGTTGTCCTTGATGCTGGGTCACTACCATGCAGCAAGATAATTCACGCTGTGGGCCCGGAGCTATCAAAGCACCCCTCGAAGGCTGACGTGACTTCGGCTGAAAAGCTGTTGAAGCAGGCCATCTCGAGCATTCTTGACAAAGTTAAGGAACACCACCTGAAGACTGTTGCCATTCCTGCCATAAGCTCTGGACTGTTCAACTACCCCCTGCCGCAATGTGCTGCCACCATCGTGACAGCCGTGAAACGCTACTATGAATACTCCTCAGGGCCTCGTCCTGAAGAGATCCTGCTGGTGAACAATGACGAGCCCACGGTCAGGGAAATGGAGAGGGCCTGTCATCACATATTAGGCCGCCACTCGTCCATGACATACAGTCAGGCGGCAGCAAGCAGGAGGGGGGGTGATGGTAAAACCTCAACATCTACCGTCCAGATGGGAAATGTCCGTCTGACACTGAAGACAGGCTGTattgaggagcagcag ACAGACGTCATCGTCAACACAACAATGGGCCGAAGCCTGGAAAATGGGCAAATATCCAAAGCGCTATTGCAGAAAGCTGGTTATGgaatgcaaaatgaaatgtatgATGCTCGCAAGAGAGGACATATCATCATCACAAAGGCCTACAAGCTGCAGTGTCAAGAGGTGTATCACACTTGTGTCACCGACATCGGGAATGACACAGCGCAGCAG GTTCTTTTCGAGTCAGTAGTGGACTGCTTACGTTTGGCATCTGAAAAACACTACAAGTCAATCGCCTTTCCTGCCATCGGCACCGGAGGCCTCGGCTTCGATAAGAACCAAGCCGCCTGGATCATGTCAAATGCAGTGGACGCCTTCGCCCAAAAAGCCACGAGGAAGCTGGAagtttattttgtcatatttccGGCTGACACGATCATATTCAAG GCTTTTGAGGAACAAATGAGAAATCTCCAGAAAAAGGCATCTCCTCACAGCCTTCCACATG CGTCTGAGCAGAGGGATGACTTCCCAGGCAGCGgtgctccctctcctccctctcctcagaTCAGCCTGAGCAGCTCCTCGGATGCGGCGACGCGCGAGGCCGAACGCTGGCTCCAAGGCCTCCTCTTCGAATCCTTTGGCACCGTCATCCTCCGCAACAACTTCATCCAGCACTTTGGCGAGCAAGAGCATCTGCAGCTCTCCCGTCTGATGAAGAAGGGCGTTTCCATCGAGGAGCTTTTCGAGAGGGGTCATGCCAGCGTGACTGTTCACGGGGATTCGAGGGAAGACGTCGTGGTTGCTgggctgcaggtggaggcgtTACTCTGCAACGTCCAGAGGGAGTTTGTCCGAGAGGAGGAGTGTGCCATATTCCAGATGTTGTCTCAGAACGTGTCCTTTGAAAGAAAGACAGTGGACTATTCCAGCCTGGAGTTCGCTGACAGACAGGCTGCCTTCAAACAAACCGGCCTGCGGATAGTGAAG gtgGACAAAGTGGAGAACGCTGCACTGAAGACGTTGTTTGATCTTAAGAAAAGCCAGCTGGGCTGCTTCACTGCTCAAACTATGTTTCAGTGCATACAAGCGCAGTTCTGCGACATGGTCAGCCATATTGGATTCCACGCACAGTACGCACCACCTGATG ACCCGGCTTATGGAGAGGGCATCTACTTCGCCAGCTCGGTGAAAAAGGCCTTGAAAGTGTGGAAGGAGCAAGACAAGGAGTATCTGCACTTTGCGGAGGCCGAGGTGCTGACAGGAACCTCCACCCTGGGTAAACCAGGCCTGATTCTGCCCCCGGCTCTGGGGACAGAGCCACACCGCGTGTACGACAGCCTGAGCGGACCTGACATCTCTGTCATATTCAGTGGTTATCAAGCTCTGCCCACCTACATCATCACCTGTAAGATCTATTAG
- the parp9 gene encoding protein mono-ADP-ribosyltransferase PARP9 isoform X1: protein MYSAIERPVMKLCLGTMFSKMDIPLHGPSVNIVRRCGPALSDILQCKYGCVATISGVDFEGDPSCAQQKRPPVTPEKRFAVTLAAGVRVSVWKADLTNFRVDAVVNAANEHLQHYGGLALALSFAGGPQIQKESEDYIKKYGVLKTGQAVVLDAGSLPCSKIIHAVGPELSKHPSKADVTSAEKLLKQAISSILDKVKEHHLKTVAIPAISSGLFNYPLPQCAATIVTAVKRYYEYSSGPRPEEILLVNNDEPTVREMERACHHILGRHSSMTYSQAAASRRGGDGKTSTSTVQMGNVRLTLKTGCIEEQQTDVIVNTTMGRSLENGQISKALLQKAGYGMQNEMYDARKRGHIIITKAYKLQCQEVYHTCVTDIGNDTAQQVLFESVVDCLRLASEKHYKSIAFPAIGTGGLGFDKNQAAWIMSNAVDAFAQKATRKLEVYFVIFPADTIIFKAFEEQMRNLQKKASPHSLPHASEQRDDFPGSGAPSPPSPQISLSSSSDAATREAERWLQGLLFESFGTVILRNNFIQHFGEQEHLQLSRLMKKGVSIEELFERGHASVTVHGDSREDVVVAGLQVEALLCNVQREFVREEECAIFQMLSQNVSFERKTVDYSSLEFADRQAAFKQTGLRIVKVDKVENAALKTLFDLKKSQLGCFTAQTMFQCIQAQFCDMVSHIGFHAQYAPPDDPAYGEGIYFASSVKKALKVWKEQDKEYLHFAEAEVLTGTSTLGKPGLILPPALGTEPHRVYDSLSGPDISVIFSGYQALPTYIITCKIY from the exons ATGTATAGTGCCATTGAAAGACCAGTAATGAAG CTCTGTTTAGGAACCATGTTCAGTAAAATGGACATCCCTCTTCACGGGCCTTCGGTCAACATTGTGAGAAGATGTGGACCTGCTCTCAGTGACATCCTTCAGTGCAAATATGGATGCGTGGCCACAATCAGTGGTGTGGATTTTGAAGGAGACCCGAGCTGTGCACAGCAGAAAAGGCCACCCGTCACCCCTGAGAAAAGGTTTGCCGTCACGCTTGCAGCAGGTGTCCGGGTGTCTGTGTGGAAGGCTGATCTCACCAATTTCAGGGTGGATGCTGTCGTGAATGCTGCTAATGAACATCTTCAGCATTACGGCGGCCTTGCTCTAGCTCTGTCTTTCGCCGGGGGTCCTCAAATCCAAAAGGAGAGCGAAGACTACATTAAGAAGTACGGTGTCTTGAAAACAGGACAAGCAGTTGTCCTTGATGCTGGGTCACTACCATGCAGCAAGATAATTCACGCTGTGGGCCCGGAGCTATCAAAGCACCCCTCGAAGGCTGACGTGACTTCGGCTGAAAAGCTGTTGAAGCAGGCCATCTCGAGCATTCTTGACAAAGTTAAGGAACACCACCTGAAGACTGTTGCCATTCCTGCCATAAGCTCTGGACTGTTCAACTACCCCCTGCCGCAATGTGCTGCCACCATCGTGACAGCCGTGAAACGCTACTATGAATACTCCTCAGGGCCTCGTCCTGAAGAGATCCTGCTGGTGAACAATGACGAGCCCACGGTCAGGGAAATGGAGAGGGCCTGTCATCACATATTAGGCCGCCACTCGTCCATGACATACAGTCAGGCGGCAGCAAGCAGGAGGGGGGGTGATGGTAAAACCTCAACATCTACCGTCCAGATGGGAAATGTCCGTCTGACACTGAAGACAGGCTGTattgaggagcagcag ACAGACGTCATCGTCAACACAACAATGGGCCGAAGCCTGGAAAATGGGCAAATATCCAAAGCGCTATTGCAGAAAGCTGGTTATGgaatgcaaaatgaaatgtatgATGCTCGCAAGAGAGGACATATCATCATCACAAAGGCCTACAAGCTGCAGTGTCAAGAGGTGTATCACACTTGTGTCACCGACATCGGGAATGACACAGCGCAGCAG GTTCTTTTCGAGTCAGTAGTGGACTGCTTACGTTTGGCATCTGAAAAACACTACAAGTCAATCGCCTTTCCTGCCATCGGCACCGGAGGCCTCGGCTTCGATAAGAACCAAGCCGCCTGGATCATGTCAAATGCAGTGGACGCCTTCGCCCAAAAAGCCACGAGGAAGCTGGAagtttattttgtcatatttccGGCTGACACGATCATATTCAAG GCTTTTGAGGAACAAATGAGAAATCTCCAGAAAAAGGCATCTCCTCACAGCCTTCCACATG CGTCTGAGCAGAGGGATGACTTCCCAGGCAGCGgtgctccctctcctccctctcctcagaTCAGCCTGAGCAGCTCCTCGGATGCGGCGACGCGCGAGGCCGAACGCTGGCTCCAAGGCCTCCTCTTCGAATCCTTTGGCACCGTCATCCTCCGCAACAACTTCATCCAGCACTTTGGCGAGCAAGAGCATCTGCAGCTCTCCCGTCTGATGAAGAAGGGCGTTTCCATCGAGGAGCTTTTCGAGAGGGGTCATGCCAGCGTGACTGTTCACGGGGATTCGAGGGAAGACGTCGTGGTTGCTgggctgcaggtggaggcgtTACTCTGCAACGTCCAGAGGGAGTTTGTCCGAGAGGAGGAGTGTGCCATATTCCAGATGTTGTCTCAGAACGTGTCCTTTGAAAGAAAGACAGTGGACTATTCCAGCCTGGAGTTCGCTGACAGACAGGCTGCCTTCAAACAAACCGGCCTGCGGATAGTGAAG gtgGACAAAGTGGAGAACGCTGCACTGAAGACGTTGTTTGATCTTAAGAAAAGCCAGCTGGGCTGCTTCACTGCTCAAACTATGTTTCAGTGCATACAAGCGCAGTTCTGCGACATGGTCAGCCATATTGGATTCCACGCACAGTACGCACCACCTGATG ACCCGGCTTATGGAGAGGGCATCTACTTCGCCAGCTCGGTGAAAAAGGCCTTGAAAGTGTGGAAGGAGCAAGACAAGGAGTATCTGCACTTTGCGGAGGCCGAGGTGCTGACAGGAACCTCCACCCTGGGTAAACCAGGCCTGATTCTGCCCCCGGCTCTGGGGACAGAGCCACACCGCGTGTACGACAGCCTGAGCGGACCTGACATCTCTGTCATATTCAGTGGTTATCAAGCTCTGCCCACCTACATCATCACCTGTAAGATCTATTAG
- the cxcr2 gene encoding C-X-C chemokine receptor type 2 yields the protein MELQLFIISVLCLVLTNQQEGGKELLTTEGFYFDEAYFSSLHNSTLSAYEDDSSIPCDINVPGFNNLGLMITFILVFVFSLVGNSVVVYVVCYMKKGRASTDIYLMHLAMADLLFSITLPFWAVDTHSGWIFGNFLCKVLSGFQEASVYSGVFLLACISIDRHFAIVRATRVLSSNRFLVRVVCGVVWLVAALLSLPVAIQKQTMHAAGLDQTICYENLTGESSNHWRVSIRVLRHTMGFFLPLVVMTVCYGWTLATLVHTRNQQKQKAIRVIMAVVLAFVLCWLPYNITVLIDTLMRGGSLEMRTCDTLYRVEATLHVTQVLAFMHCAVNPVLYAFIGQKFRNQLLLALYKHGLISNRIRMAYRKGSLNSVGSTKSRNTSATM from the exons ATGGAGCTGCAACTTTTCATCATTAGCGTTTTGTGTTTGGTCCTAACCAATCAAcaagaaggagggaaagag cTGCTGACTACAGAGGGATTTTACTTCGATGAAGCTTACTTCAGTTCCCTTCACAATTCTACGCTCTCTGCGTATGAGGATGACTCCTCTATTCCTTGCGATATAAATGTGCCTGGATTTAACAACTTGGGCCTGATGATCACCTTCATCCTGGTGTTTGTCTTCAGCTTGGTAGGCAACAGTGTCGTGGTCTATGTGGTCTGTTACATGAAGAAAGGCAGAGCCAGCACAGATATCTACTTGATGCACCTGGCGATGGCAGACCTTCTCTTCAGCATTACCCTCCCGTTCTGGGCTGTCGATACTCATTCTGGTTGGATTTTTGGCAACTTCCTGTGCAAAGTGCTGTCAGGCTTTCAGGAGGCATCTGTGTACAGCGGCGTCTTCCTGCTGGCCTGCATCAGCATCGACCGACACTTTGCCATTGTGAGAGCCACACGTGTCCTGTCCTCCAATCGCTTTTTGGTGAGAGTGGTGTGCGGCGTGGTGTGGCTGGTGGCCGCACTGCTGTCCTTACCCGTGGCAATCCAGAAGCAGACCATGCATGCTGCCGGCCTGGATCAGACCATTTGCTATGAAAACCTAACTGGCGAAAGCAGCAACCACTGGCGCGTTAGCATTCGCGTTCTGCGTCACACGATGGGCTTTTTCCTGCCACTGGTGGTGATGACCGTGTGCTACGGCTGGACTTTGGCGACGCTGGTTCACACCCGTAATCAACAAAAGCAGAAGGCCATACGCGTCATCATGGCAGTGGTGTTAGCGTTTGTTCTGTGCTGGCTGCCTTATAACATAACTGTACTGATTGACACACTCATGCGAGGCGGATCACTCGAAATGCGGACATGTGACACTCTGTACAGGGTGGAAGCGACGCTACATGTGACCCAGGTGTTGGCCTTCATGCACTGCGCTGTGAATCCGGTGCTGTACGCCTTCATCGGGCAGAAGTTCCGTAACCAGCTGCTCTTGGCTCTTTACAAGCACGGCCTCATCAGCAACAGGATCCGGATGGCTTACAGGAAGGGCTCTCTCAACAGCGTCGGGAGCACCAAATCAAGAAACACCTCTGCGACCATGTAG